The genomic stretch GTCGTGATTAGTGCGCTGCTCGCCCCGGTCGTCACGTGGTTCAGCAAGACGCTGTGGTTGTACCTGGGACGGGACGTGCGCATGGCGGTGGTGCGGTTCTTCACGAAGAGGAGCCGCGAGCGTCGCCGTCGCCGCCGTGAGCAGGAGGCGCAGCGGTAGCGCCCGTCGCTCGGATGACGTCCACGACGCCGCCGATGCTCGGCGTCGTGGCACGCAAGCGCACCAGTCCGTCGAGTCGGCCCGAGGAAACGCACGCCCCGGATGACGAGTCGCGCGAACTGACGCCCAAGCAGCGGGCCTTCGTCCGGGAGTACCTGAAGGATTCCAACTCGACGCAGGCCGCCATCCGCGCGGGGTACTCCGAGGCGTCGGCGGAGTCGCAGGGCTCCCGCTTGTTGAGAAATGCCAAGGTCTTGGCGGCTGTGGAGGCCGGCGAGGCAGCGCTTGAGGAGGCGGTCCAGGACGATGTCCGGGTCGAGGTCGCCGATGTGCTGCGCGAGCTGAAGCGCTTGGCGTTCTCCGACATCGGCCAGGGGGTGGGCGAGGGCGGTGCGGTGCTGCCGCTGAAGGACATGCCCGAGGACTTCCGCCGGGCCATCTCCAGCATCGAAGTGGAGGCGCTGTACGCGGGGAAGGGCGAGGAGCGCGTCCAGGTCGGCACGGTGACGAAGCTGAAGCTCTGGTCCAAGGACAAGTCGCTGGAGCTGCTGGGCAAGTACCTGAAGCTCTTCATCGACAAGTTGGAGCTGACGGAGGTGAAGAAGAGCCACGAGGAAGCGCTGGGGGAGCTGGAGTGAGCGCGGCCCGGCAGGCGCGGAAGAAGCCCTCCCTCCGGACGCAGGTGGCCCGGCGCCGTCAGCCACGCGAGCTGAGGGGACGTGGTGGGTGGCCGGTGGTGCAGGACGCGCAGGAGGAGTTGTCTCCGCGCGAGAAGGCCATCCGCCAGAGGCTGAAGGACGACTTCCCGCACTACGCGGAGAAGTGCCTGCGGATTCGGCCGAAGGAGGTGTCCGGGGCGGCGTTGCCGCAGCTGAAGCTGAACAAGGCCCAGCTGTACCTGCACGAGAGGCTGGAGGCGCAGCTCCGGAAGACGGGGAGGGTGCGCGCCATCATCCTCAAGGGGCGCCAGCAGGGGTGCAGCACGTACGTGGAGGCGCGCTTCTACTGGCGGGTGTCACACCGCAAAGGGGTGAGCGCCTACATCCTCACGCACGAGGACCCGGCCACCGCCAACCTCTTCAAAATGGCGAAGACGTACCACGAGCACTGCCCAGCGCTCGTGAAGCCGTCCACCAGCGCGTCCAACGCGAAGGAACTGCTCTTCGACAAGCTGGCCTCCGGGTACAAGGTGGGCACCGCGGGGAGCAAGGGGACGGGGCGCAGCTCCACGCTCCAGTACTTCCACGGCTCGGAAGTCGCCTTCTGGCCCAACGCCTCCGGCCACATGCGCGGCGTGCTGGAGGCCGTGGGCAACGTGCCGGGGACGGAAATCATCCTCGAGTCCACCAGCGACGGGCCGCAGGGACTCTTCTACCGGCTGTGCCTCGCGGCGCAGAAGGGGGAGAACGAGTACGAGCTCATCTTCATCCCCTGGTTCTGGCAGGACGAGTACCGTCTGGCGGTGCCCGCGGGCTTCGAGCGCACCTCGGAGGAGGTGCGGTACGCGGAGCTGTGCCAGCAGGTGCATGGCTACGCTCTGGACGACGGGCAGCTGGCGTGGCGTCGCTCGAAGGTGTCGGCCTTCGAGAAGGGAGTGGCGGACTTCCGGCGCGAGTACCCGGCGACGGTGGAGGAGGCCTTCAAGGCGGCCGCGGTGGGCGCGCTGTGGACTCCGGAGACGCTGGAGGAAGCGCGCGCGCCTCTCCCGGTGGACGCCGAGGGCAAGCCGCTGCCCATGGTGCGCGTGGTGGTGGCGGTGGACCCGGCCGGCGGGGACGGCCCCAGCAACGACGAGGTGGGCATCGTCTGCGCGGGCAAGGCCTCCAACGGGCACGCCTACGTCTGGCTCGACGAGTCCAAGAAGATGTCTGCGGAGGCCTGGGCCACGAAGGCGTTGGCCATCTACGAGAAGGAGTCCGCCGACGCCGTGGTGGGCGAGAAGAACTTCGGTGGCGACATGGTGGAGACCACCATTCGCAGCAAGGCGAAGGAGATGCGCAGGCCCGTCAACGTGAAGGTGGTGACGGCCTCGCGCGGCAAGGCGAAGCGCGCCGAGCCCGTGGCCGCCCTGTACGAGCGCGGGAAGGTGCACCATGTGGTCCGGCTGCCCGCCCTCGAGGACGAGATGACGACGTGGGTGCCCGGGGAGTCCACCTGGAGCCCCAACCGAATGGACGCCGTGGTGTGGGCGCTGACGGAGCTGATGCTCGACACGTCAACGCACTCCATGCGCCTCGGGAGCTACCGATGAGCGCCACGTGCGCCACGTGCGCCACCGCGCCGGCACCTGGTGCCGTCCTGTATGTGTCCGGCCCGTACCGCGTCTGGGTGCGCTGCGCCGTGCTGGCGAAGGCCCAGCGCCTGGCCCGCGTGCGCGCCCCACTGGAGACGGGCGGGCTGTTGCTGGGGCAGGTGGTGGACGGCGAGGCCCACGTGCTGGCGCTGACGGGCCCGGGACGGCGCGCGCGCCGCAGCCGCCTGGGCTACGAGGCGGACCGGGCGCGGGACAACCGGCTGGTGGCGCGCATCCACCCGCAGCTGCACTACCTGGGCGACTGGCACACCCACCCGGGTGGCCCCGCGGTGCTGTCCGCGACGGACGTGGACTCCATTCGGGGAGCGCTGACGACGGCTCGGCGCGAAGTGCTGCACCTGCTGCTGGCGGGCCCGGCGGACATGACGTCCCCCGTGGCCTCCGTCTTCACCGTGGTGGGCGGCGAGTCCGCTGTCCGCCGCATGACTCCCGAGGAGGCAACGTGACGTGCATTGCTGGGGTGGTGGCGCGGGGGCGCGTGTACCTGGGCGGGGACAGCGCGGGCGTCGCTGGGTACGAGCTCACCGTCCGCGCCGACACGAAGGTGTTCTCCACCGGGCCCTTCCTCGTCGGCTTCACCTCGTCCTTCCGCATGGGGCAGGTGCTGCGGCACGCCTTCAGCCCACCGCCGCTGCCGAAGCGGCCCGGGGCGCTGGGCCGGTACATGGTGGTGGACTTCGTGGACGCGGTGCGCGCGGCGCTGAAGGACAAGGGCTGGGCGGCGAAGCAGAGCGAGCAGGAGCTGGGCGGCACCTTCCTCGTCGGCGTGGCGGGGCACCTCTTCCGCATCGAGTCCGACTACCAGGTGGCGGAGTCCCGAGACGGCTTCGACGCCGTGGGGTGCGGCAGCGAGGCGGCGCGCGGGGCCCTCTTCGCGGCCCGGCACCTCAAGCCCGAGGCGCGGGTGCGCATGGCGTTGCGCGCGGCGGAGCGCTTCAGCGCGGGCGTCCGCGGGCCCTTCCGGGTGGTGTCCGGGTGAGGGCTACGCCCCCGGTTGCCGCCCGCCGCCGGCCCGGCACCTCCTGGCGCCTGCGCGGGCGAGGCCTGCCGCGCGCGGCCCGGCGCGACTCCGCCTGGCTGGTGCTGCGCTTCTTCCCCCACCTCGCGGACCCGACATCCATGCGCCTCGCCCGCCTGGCGCTCCGCAACTGGCAGTACGTCCACCTTCGCCGTCCCGGCCACGCAGAGAGGGCCCGCCCATGACGTCCGACGTGAGTAACGAGAGCAGCGCGTACAAGGCCATGAAGCCGCACTGGGCGCTGGTGAAGGCCCTGCTGGGAGGCACGGAGGCCATGCGCGCCGCGGGGACGCTGTACCTGCCGCAGCACGCGCGCGAGTCCGAGGAGGCGTACCGGGAGCGCCTCCAGCGCAGCTTCCTCTTCAACTACGTCGAGTCCGCGCTCGGCACCCTGGCGGAGATGCCCTTCACCAAGCCAGTGACGCTGGCCGACTCCGCGCCCGAGGAGTTGCACGCCCTCGTGGACGACGTGGACAAGCAGGGCAACGACGTGACGACGTGGGCGCGCAACGCCTTCTCGGACGGGCTGGCCAACGGGCTGGTGCACGTCCTCGTCGAGTACCCCACGGTGGACAGGACGCAGGTGCAGACGCGCGCGGACGAGGAGGAGGCAGGTGTGCGGCCGTACTTCGTCCACGTGCCTGCGGACTCCCTCCTTGCGGCCTACGCCACGGTGGAAGGCGGCGCCCAGGTGCTGACGCACATTCGCATCCGCGACACGGTGACGCGGGTGTCTGGCTTCGAGGAAGTCTCTGTCGAGCGCGTCCGCGTGCTCGAGCGGGATGCGTGGGCGGTGTACGAGAAGGACGGGAATGGCGCCTGGGCACAGGTGGACGGCGGGGTGAACACGCTGGGCGTCATCCCCCTCGTCACCTGGTACGCGGGCAAGCCCAAGGGACTCATGCTCATCCGCCCGCCGCTGCTCTCCCTCGCCGAGAAGAACCTGGAGCACTGGCAGTCCTCCAGCGACCAGCGGAACATCCTCACCATCACCCGCTTCCCGATTCTGGCGGCCTCGGGCGTGACGGACGAGTCGCCGCGGGGCGGGGGCGCCGAGCTCGAAGGGCTGGACGCGGAGGACAGGGAGTTCCTCGGGAGGACAGGTGGGCGCGGCGGCATCGCCATCGGCCCCCACTCGCTGCTCACCACCAGCAACCCCCAGGGGAAATTCTATTACGTGGAGCACGCTGGGGCGGCCATCGAGGCGGGCGCGAAGGACCTCGAGCGCCTGGAGGACCAGATGGCGGCCCTCAGCGTGGAGTTGCTCGTCCGCCGGAAGAGCAACACCACGGCCACCGAGAAGTCCATCAACACCGGGCAGAGCCACTCGAAGCTGGGGGCCATGGCGCGCACCTTCGGTGACGCGCTGGAGCTGGCCTTCCACTTCTCGGCCCGGTGGATGGGCGTCGAGGTGCCGGACGACAAGCTGAAGGTGTCCGTCCACACGGACTTCGGCGTGGAGGAGGGGGACGCGCAGGGGCTGGAGGTGCTCTTCAAGGCACGCGCTGCCGGCGACATCTCCCGGAAGACGTTCCTGAAGGAGATGCAGCGCCGAGGCACCCTCTCTGCGGACTTCGACGAGGAACTGGACGCTGACTACCTCGATGCCGAGGGGCCCCGGTTGGGTGCTGTGGGACGCCAGCCGAGGGACGAGCCCCAGCCCTCGCAGCCCGCCCAGGGCGTCCAGGTTACCAGTGCCGATCCACCTCTGAAGGACGAGCCAGCAGCCTGACGTGGAGGTGCCACGTGAGGCTGCTGGAAGGGGGACGCCACCCGCGGCGACTTTCGTTATGCCCGTCTCACAGAGCTATCCTCGCTGTGCTGGTGGGCGTACCCGTCACCGAACTGGGCCTTCAGATTTCGGGGTTGTGACTGCTGCTCCGCGCCGCAGTCCGGCGTGAAGGGGAAGCGCTCCATGCTGGGTAGCCGTGGGGCCAGACCAGGACACTCTCCATCATCTCCTCCGGCCAGAATCGCGCGGACACCTCAGCTCGACGTGTGCCACGTTGATGCATCGCATTCATTCGACTGAGCGGAGCCACTCAATGAAACAACCAGCCGTCGAATTAGAAGAGGCAGACGGGCGGCACCTGCGCGAGCATGTAAGCGATCGTGTTCATGCTGGCAGCGACCGTGTCCACTCTGGCAGCGACCTCCGCCGAATCATCCCACATGCACGGCTGATTCTCAGAACCCCCATAAATGCACGACCAATTCTCGCCATCGACAAAAAAGGTCGCTTTCACCCCTTTCCCCACGAGCAGGTCAGAGATAACGCTCATGTATATATAAGGGCCATCGTCGATGATGGATGTCGACTCCGCTAGAATCATTGTACTCAGTGCGGCTTGTCGTGTGATTGGATTGTTTGTTATTGCGGCAGCGCTAGTAAGAGCGAGCGCTGTATTCGCGGTGCTGATGTAATTGGACACGGCCACGCGGGCCAAGCCATCTTTCGAGTTCTTGGGCAGGCAGGGCTGGGACTGGGCCATGGCGACAGAAGGAGTGACGGCAAGAGAGAGGGCGAAGAGTGCAGAGAGGAGCCAGTACATCGCGTTCTTCATTGGAATACCCTTGGCGGGCCAGCGGGACATGCCACAGCCTTCGGCGACTACGTGGCAAGGCCCCACTAATCCGCGCGTCCATCAGGTGGTTGAGGCTGCCCGTTGCTTGAAATTCAAATGCCGAAGACTGAAGCCAGTATTGTTATCGGGATGGCCGAATTTAAAGTGGACTTCAGTACAATGGCATTGCCCGCACGGCTTGGTCTTGGCTCAAGCAGAGTCCGTTGGCCCGCACGGGATGGCTCAACTTGAATTAAACGAGCCCTCGCTGTTGGTCTGTCAGTGAAAGAATTTCCGGCATGAAAGGCTCATGGCGCGGCTCGCTACCTGGAGCCCTTGTGGCCGAGAATCACAGTCGATGCCCCGCAGCATTACCCGCACTGCGGAGTCGCCTCTTTGAATCAGGAGCAATGAACGGGAGCCTCATGGCATCCTCACGTGCGCCGCCTTCGCCCGCACGTGTCGTGTTCTTCCCGCTGCTGCCGTCCTTCTCCCCAAACTGTCGGCTCTGCGCGAGCGCCACTCGCCTGCTCCAGGCGTTCATGTCCATGGCGTGAACACGCTCCGTGCCGGACGGCGTCCTCGGCGTAGGCCAGCCTCGGGGCATGGGTTTCCATGCCACTGGTCAACGGGATGTCACCGAAGGGGGGGCCCGTGGGCTGGTGTGCCCGTCCGAATCTCGGCGGCCGTCCCTGCGGGACGCATTGTCCACGTGGGCGGCGCGCTCTTCGTCCGGCACATGAGCGAGCTCTTCCTCGCCCTGTCCGGCGCCCAGTGGCACCCCGAGCAGGACAGGTGCCCTACCTGGACCGAAGCCGCCGAGTGCCAGTGCATGCGCGGAGCTGAGGTGTGAGCACCAGTCCGACGATGAACGAGGAGCTGCTGGAGCGCTCCATCGCCCACGGGGTGCAGGTGGAGCGCTACAAGGCGGGCCTCGTCCGCCGCGTGGTGGAAGTCCTCAACGAGTCCGAGGAGGACCTGGAAGCCGAGCTGACGAAGCGTCTGTCCCGCATCGAGGCGGCGGGCGGGTACGACGCCGGGCCCCAGGTGACGAAGCGCCTGGAGGAGATGCTGGCCAGGGTGGGCGGCATTCGCGCCGATGCCTACGGCACGGCCATGGGACTCATGACGGAGGAGCTGGGCGCCTTCGCGCTGCACGAGGCCAGGTGGCAGACGGCGGTGCTGCGGGAGACGCTCATCGTCGAGCTGTCCGTCGCCACGCCCACCGCGGAGGTGCTGCACGCGGCCGCCTTCTCCCGGCCCTTCGAGGGGCACATCCTGAAAGACTGGGCGGACGCTCTCGCCCCCGCCGACGTGGACAGGCTGGGGCGCGTCGTGCGCCAGGGCGTGGTGGAGGGCAAGACGACGCAGCAGATGGTGCGCGAAGTCATGGGCACCCGCGCGGAGGGCTACACCAATGGCATCCTGGCGACGAGCCGGCGCAACGCGGAGTCGGTGGTGCGCACCGCCACGAACCACGTGGCCACCCAGGCGCGGGAGGAGACGTACAAGGCGAACGCCGACATCGTCCAGCACGTGCGCATGGTGGCCACCCTGGACGGGCGCACCACGCTGGGGTGCATGGCGTTGGACGGGAAGGTGTTTCCGGTACGCGACGGACGCCGTCCTCCATTCCATCGAGGATGCCGGACCACCACGTCGCCAGTCATTGACGGCGTGAAGCTGATTGGAGACAGGCCCTCTGTCACGGACACACGCACAAGGCGTCAGCGGGACATCGACTTCCGCGCCGAGGCGAAGGCCAAGGCGGGCGAGGAGCGCTGGAAGTCCATGTCCACGAAGGAGCGCGACGCGGCCATCTCCCGCCAGCGCCAGAAGTGGACTCGGGAGAACGTCGGCCAGGTGCCGAAGGGGCTCTCCTACGAGGACTGGCTGCGCAAGCAGTCCCGGGCCTTCCAGGACGAGGTGCTCGGGCCGACGCGCGCGCAGCTCTGGCGCGAGGGAGGCCTGCCGCTGGGCCGCTTCACAGACGCCAGCGGGAAGACGCTGACGTTGGAGCAACTGCACGCGGTGGAGGCCGCGGCTTTCAAGCGGGCGAAGTTGTAGCCGGCCCGCGCTGACGAAGGGAGAGGAAGCACATGCCGTTCGAGTGGCAGCCGGAGCTGGAGAAGGTGGACGAGGTGCCGGAGAGGCTCCGCGCGCTCTACACGAAGGTGGACGCGGCGGAGGGTGCGCCCGAGAAGTACGTCCTCGACGAGGAGTTGGCGAAGCGCCTGGACACCTCCGCGCTCACCGGGTCGCTGAGGAAGGAGCGCGACAGCAACAAGACGCTGAAGGGCCAGCTGGCGGGCTTCGAGAAGCTGGGGCTGAAGACGCCGGAGGAGGTGGAGCAGCGCCTCGCGGAGCTGGGCACCCAGCTCCGCGAGGCGCAGAAGGGCGTCAAGGGCGCGGAGGCGTGGGCGAAGGAGCGCACCTCGCTGGAGGAGAAGCACTCCAAGGCGCTGGGCGACAAGGACGCCGAGGTGAAGCGCCTGACGTCCGTGCTGCACAAACAGCTCGCCGAGGGCGCCGTCCGTGATGCCCTCACGAAAAATGAGGGAGCCATTGAGTTGATGCTACCCATCATGGCGCCCCACGTGGTCCTCGTGGAGGAGGCTGGGAAGTTCCTGGTCCGGGTTGTGGATGACGAGGGGAACCCTCGTGAGAACAAGTCGGGCAGCCCCATGACGGTTGACGAGTACGTCGTGGAGCTGAAGAAGGACTCGCGCTTCACCCGCGCCTTCAAGGGCACGGGCTCCTCGGGCGGCGGGATGCCCCCGGGGGCGCCTCCGGGAGGGATTCCCGGGGGCGGCAAGATGACCGCGCTGGAGCGTATTCAGCGCGGGTTGGGCAGGAAGTAGCACCCGTCGTGGGTGCGCGGGATGCGGCCCACGACAAACCGGGAGGGATTCCCGGCGGCAGTCACTCTTTCGTCAGTCCATGAATGACAGAGGGCTTTCAGCAGCTCCGCCCTTGGCGCGCCTTCTGCCTGTCCCGCATTCCCTCGCTCCGAGGAGGAGCGCACTCCTATGCCTTCAATCACCCTTGTCGAAGCCGCCAAGCTCAGCCAGGACGACCTCGTCGGCGGCATCATCGAC from Myxococcus guangdongensis encodes the following:
- a CDS encoding terminase small subunit, which codes for MTSTTPPMLGVVARKRTSPSSRPEETHAPDDESRELTPKQRAFVREYLKDSNSTQAAIRAGYSEASAESQGSRLLRNAKVLAAVEAGEAALEEAVQDDVRVEVADVLRELKRLAFSDIGQGVGEGGAVLPLKDMPEDFRRAISSIEVEALYAGKGEERVQVGTVTKLKLWSKDKSLELLGKYLKLFIDKLELTEVKKSHEEALGELE
- a CDS encoding phage terminase large subunit family protein; amino-acid sequence: MSAARQARKKPSLRTQVARRRQPRELRGRGGWPVVQDAQEELSPREKAIRQRLKDDFPHYAEKCLRIRPKEVSGAALPQLKLNKAQLYLHERLEAQLRKTGRVRAIILKGRQQGCSTYVEARFYWRVSHRKGVSAYILTHEDPATANLFKMAKTYHEHCPALVKPSTSASNAKELLFDKLASGYKVGTAGSKGTGRSSTLQYFHGSEVAFWPNASGHMRGVLEAVGNVPGTEIILESTSDGPQGLFYRLCLAAQKGENEYELIFIPWFWQDEYRLAVPAGFERTSEEVRYAELCQQVHGYALDDGQLAWRRSKVSAFEKGVADFRREYPATVEEAFKAAAVGALWTPETLEEARAPLPVDAEGKPLPMVRVVVAVDPAGGDGPSNDEVGIVCAGKASNGHAYVWLDESKKMSAEAWATKALAIYEKESADAVVGEKNFGGDMVETTIRSKAKEMRRPVNVKVVTASRGKAKRAEPVAALYERGKVHHVVRLPALEDEMTTWVPGESTWSPNRMDAVVWALTELMLDTSTHSMRLGSYR
- a CDS encoding Mov34/MPN/PAD-1 family protein, translating into MSATCATCATAPAPGAVLYVSGPYRVWVRCAVLAKAQRLARVRAPLETGGLLLGQVVDGEAHVLALTGPGRRARRSRLGYEADRARDNRLVARIHPQLHYLGDWHTHPGGPAVLSATDVDSIRGALTTARREVLHLLLAGPADMTSPVASVFTVVGGESAVRRMTPEEAT
- a CDS encoding DUF4055 domain-containing protein; the encoded protein is MTSDVSNESSAYKAMKPHWALVKALLGGTEAMRAAGTLYLPQHARESEEAYRERLQRSFLFNYVESALGTLAEMPFTKPVTLADSAPEELHALVDDVDKQGNDVTTWARNAFSDGLANGLVHVLVEYPTVDRTQVQTRADEEEAGVRPYFVHVPADSLLAAYATVEGGAQVLTHIRIRDTVTRVSGFEEVSVERVRVLERDAWAVYEKDGNGAWAQVDGGVNTLGVIPLVTWYAGKPKGLMLIRPPLLSLAEKNLEHWQSSSDQRNILTITRFPILAASGVTDESPRGGGAELEGLDAEDREFLGRTGGRGGIAIGPHSLLTTSNPQGKFYYVEHAGAAIEAGAKDLERLEDQMAALSVELLVRRKSNTTATEKSINTGQSHSKLGAMARTFGDALELAFHFSARWMGVEVPDDKLKVSVHTDFGVEEGDAQGLEVLFKARAAGDISRKTFLKEMQRRGTLSADFDEELDADYLDAEGPRLGAVGRQPRDEPQPSQPAQGVQVTSADPPLKDEPAA
- a CDS encoding minor capsid protein, translated to MSTSPTMNEELLERSIAHGVQVERYKAGLVRRVVEVLNESEEDLEAELTKRLSRIEAAGGYDAGPQVTKRLEEMLARVGGIRADAYGTAMGLMTEELGAFALHEARWQTAVLRETLIVELSVATPTAEVLHAAAFSRPFEGHILKDWADALAPADVDRLGRVVRQGVVEGKTTQQMVREVMGTRAEGYTNGILATSRRNAESVVRTATNHVATQAREETYKANADIVQHVRMVATLDGRTTLGCMALDGKVFPVRDGRRPPFHRGCRTTTSPVIDGVKLIGDRPSVTDTRTRRQRDIDFRAEAKAKAGEERWKSMSTKERDAAISRQRQKWTRENVGQVPKGLSYEDWLRKQSRAFQDEVLGPTRAQLWREGGLPLGRFTDASGKTLTLEQLHAVEAAAFKRAKL